Sequence from the Methanococcoides methylutens genome:
TTCCGAAGATTGTTGATCTGGATTGTAATAAAGACCCTTTCATCAATGTAGGTATCTTTAGATCTGGTCTTGGTGACAAAGATGGTGTTGTTGATCCAGCTATCGATATCTTTTTCTGTAACATTAAATGTGGAAACTCCTATCTTTGTGTAGGGAGCTGGAATATCAATTCCCGTAACGACCTCAAAAGCAGTTATGTTCAACCTTTCCCCAAAGATCTTAGTGTTGGGTATCTGGCTGTTGTTGACCGAGAGCAGTGCACTCCATTCTTCCGAGTCATCGGAGTTAATGGTAAGCATTACGTAATCGGTTTCAATATCGAAAGGTCTTGCCTTTGAGAAATCATTTGCCTTGATCAAAAAGCCATCTACCTCGATACTATCTCCCCAGTAAAGGGTATGGTTGACCGTCTCGTTCCAGTTAGTATTCTCATCGGAAGAGGCGATGGCTGTATTTGCACATAGGGCTATGGCAAATAAAACGATCAGGCAGACTTTAATTCTCATACGCATGATCTATTTATTTTCTCCTTCTTATTGCCAGATATACGCCTGCAAGTGCAGTAATTGCGAAGATCGATTCGAAACCAGGTTCCACAACCTCTTCATTTGATTCAGTTCCTGGTTGTGAACTGTCACCGTTTGATGGATTACTTGTACTTGATGAAGTTGAGGTCTCTTTAGGTTCAGGAATTTCTACCGTTATCTCAGGCATGTTAGATATTTTTTCACCTTTGTAGCTTTCCATATCGATAAAAGTTGCAGTTGCAGGTGAAAGTTTGAATGTTCCTTCATCATTCATCTTCAGAATGTATGAATAGCTTCCGGATTCACCTTTTCCCAGTACTTTATCAAAGGATGTATCACCACTGACAAAAGTTGAACCTTCGGGGAAATCAGTGGATGACACTCTTGTGCTTGCATCCCTGTTACCTTCGTTCTTAGTGGTCACAGTAACTTTAACCTCGGTCCCAGGTTCTACTTTTGTTTTATCCATTTTCTGGGACAGGGTGATGTAAGGTCCATTGATCTCGATCTTTGGATCTTCTGATTCATATGTATAGGTTTTACCGTTAGAGGCTGTATATGTTGCAACTGCTTCAGGTGATGTGTATTTCCCTGGTTTAATGGGTTTCAGTGCATAGGAGAAAACTTCAATGGTTTCTCCGGGCTTGAATGATACTGTCTTTTCAAGTGTTACACTGTCTTTAAGTTCCATACTGGAAAGTACAGTGTCTTTTATTGTAACTGAGTTCATGCTGTAAATGCCATAATTGCGGACCGCTACCGAAACATATGCTGTCTCATCCATATAGAGTTCTTCAATAATTGATTTTGTAAGTATTAGTTCAGCCTTTGGCATTACGGTTATTTCCTTTTTCTCACTGTCTTCGTGGATGTCGCCATTGATGTCTTTAGCTCGTACAGTCACTTCAATATCAAGATCGGTTTCTTCCCAAAGGTGGGGCACCTCAAAGTCGACCTCTATGATTTCAGATGTTTCATCTTTAGCTAATGTGGTTATGTGGGTCTTGAGATCTCCATCGGCCAGTTCCATTCCTGCAGGATCAACGATGACCTCAACATCTTCTGCTTTTGCATATCCTTTATTTTTTACAGTGATGGTAGTTACCACTTCTTTTGGATTGCTCGGGGATCTAGGGTCATATTCGTTCTTTTCAGTCTTGATATCAATATCGAAGTCAGGAACACCTCTTCTGTATACTTCAACTTTCACAGTAGGATCTTCCATGTTGCCGGTCCATTGATCGACATTGGTCTTTATTTCCTTGATGAAGAGTTTTATATCCTGTCCATTCTCTTCATCCCTGTATTCCCAGCTGTCAGCCAAGCCGAGGGAGGCAATATCTTTGATCTGTCCATCCTTCGAAAGGGATAAGGACACAAACCCATCACTTGAGAAGTCCTCTGCTTTGATTACATATGTGTCATAAGAATCATCTTTTGCTTCCCCATTTTCAAAATTATGTCCCCATTGAAGAGTTTTTGTTTCTGTAGATTTCCATTCGATATCATCAAGCGTGTACGCAGACGCTGTAACTGATAATACACAAAGCACCATTAGTAGTACGATCAAAGCTTTCCTGAACATGGGACCCCTCTTTTAAGTATTGATATTATGATCTATAATTTTCATTTATTAATTGACAATATATAATATCATATTTTATTTAACTCTTATACCTATAATGTATTTACATAAAATTAAATACTTCCAGATTAATCAATCTTTACAAACATCTTTTATTTATATTATTCACCCTCTAGAATTTCACAATAGTGAATACATATATATGTTACGAAGCCATATGCTATGAAAGCTATATGGTATAGCTATATAGTATATAATGTACTATAGCATCTCGTAAGTGATATTATGAATCTGGAAACTCCCTGTCAGGCAGTTGTATGGGATATCCTCCCGGCTATCCGTGCAGCTCTTGCAATGGAACTTGTAAAGAACGGGATCGCACAGAAAGAAGTTGCAAAGATGTTTGGAATGGCTCCTTCTGCCGTGTCTCAATACATGACAAAAAAACGAGGCTATCGTATAGAATTTGATGAAGATGTGAAAGAGTCGATATCTCGTCTTGCTCTTGAGATACAGGAGGGTAAGGTGGATAATGTCTCTGCAAAGATCTGTGAGATCTGCAGGTATTTAAGAAGAGGTGAGGGTGCCTGCCCTGTGGAAGATTGACCTGTTCTTCCTCTCTGGAAATGTTCGAAAACGAATCTGTTCTGTTTCCTCTTTTATTCTTCATTCTGTTCTTTTTCTGAAACTTTCATCTCATCAATTGGTATGGTGAAGGTGAATGTACTTCCAGCTTCTTTTTTGCTTTTTACCTCTATATTGCCGCCATGTAGTTCTACAAAGGTTTTGACAAGAACAAGTCCAAGTCCGGTTCCCTGGTAATTTCTGGAATTATCTGATTCGATCTGCTTGAATGGCTGGAATATCTTTTCAATATTTTCCTGAGCAATTCCAATACCTGTGTCAGTAACACTGATTTTCAGTTGATTGTCAACACAGGTTACTATCAGGTGAACTTCTCCTTTTTCATCTGTAAATTTAATCGCATTACTTAGAAGATTGTAGAGGATCTGCTTGAATTTTGTTTTGTCTGCATTTATGGTGGATATGCCCTCTTCAATATTTATCGCAAGCTTGATAGCCTTTTTTTGTGCAAGAGGTTTTATGATTGTTACAACATTTGTGACGATCTCTCTCACATAAAATACCTCATAATGGATATCCATTTTTCCGGCTTCGACTTTTGAAAGATCAAGTATGTCATTAATAAGGTTTAGAAGATGCTTTCCACTATTCAATACATTATAAATGTATTTTTCCTGCTTTTCATTAATTGGACCTGCAATATTTTCGAGAAGTATGTCTGAAAAACCAATTATTGAATTAAGTGGTGTCCTGAGTTCGTGACTCATGTTTGCAAGGAACTTGCTCTTTGTTTGATTAGAGGCTTCTGCTGCTATTTTTGCATTAATTATCTGGTCTTCGGCATTCTTTCTTTCCGTTATATCAACGATAATTCCCTGCATGTAATTTAGATTATTATTTTTGTCAATTTGTAAGAGTGTCTGTTCTTCAACCCAACGAATTTCTCCTGATCTTGTTATTATCCGATACTGGCTAAAATGTGGGGTTCTTTTTGTAATACTCTCTGAAAGTATGTCTTCTACGCGTTCAAGATCATCAGGGTGGATGATGTCTGCATAATTTATTTTTTTTGATATGAAATCATCAGCAACATAACCAAATAGTGCTATGTTCCCGGATACAAGTTCTACTGGCCATCCTTTTTTATTCTTCCATTTAAAGACAGTTACAGGACTGTGGTCTATTATATCAGCCATTTCTTCATTAAGTTCGCTTGATCTTTGGAGATTATCGAGCAGGTGGTTTAATCCGACTGTAAATTCTCTAAAATCAATGTCAATCTCAGTATTTGCTCTGGCATCAAAGTTTCCGGTTAAAGCAGAATCTGAAATCTCTTTAAAGTCATTAACAATATTTTCTATATTTTTGCTCACAGTTTTTGCTGTAAGGGACGCAACCAGTCCCATGAGCAATATTGCGATCATCAATATTGTAATTAATTCATTCTTAAGGTCTATAACTCCTTTGAACATATCATCTTTCGGAACTACAAGTATGAATGAATACTTTCCTTCTTTTGTAGGTTCATAGAATGCGATAACCTGCTTTCCTGTACTCGGATCTACTGTTTCGATGTGACCACTTTTTCCTTCTTTGATGTCATCTGCCATCATAGTGATATCATCATTGAATTCGTAAAGTGTTTTTTCACCGATCCATTCTTTTTTGGTTGGATGTGAAAGGATAAGACCCTCGTTGCTGCTAAGTATGGCATATCCGCTCTGGAATGCTGTAATGTTACTTACAATGCTGTCCATGCCATTGAGAGTTACATCGACACCCCCAATTCCAATGAATTGTCCGTCACGGAATATCGGTGTTGAGTGACTGATGATTATTTTTTCTGAATACCAATATGGCTCCGTTAGTACGTAATTTCCTGTATGCTTTGGTAATTTGTAGTAATCAAGTTCTTCATAGTTCTGTAAAGGATCAAGGCTTATATTACCATCCAGCTTATTCCAGTATGGGATATACCTGCCAGTTGAATCATGGCCTGATGTATTTGCATATTCCATGTCTCTCCCATCATATGCATTGGGTTCAAAACAGACGTATGTCCCAACAAGCTCCGGATTTTTTATAAGTATCTCCTCCAGGAGCTTGTTTGCTTCCTCCCGATCGCAGATAAGGCTACCGGAGATTGTGTCTGCAATGATTTTTGAAAATGCATGATATTTCATTTGATCTGCATTGAATTCGTTTGCATGCTTGCGGGCAATTTCTATGGATTGCTGGTATGCAAGTTCTTCATGCTGGGATAATGTTGTTGAGATTATTAGCAAAGCTGATGCTATAAAAATTAAAAAGGTTCCTGCAACAATATAAAATGTAAGTTTCTTTCTTAATGAAATTTCTTTTAGATCCATTCAAAAACTCCATCTTTTCTAAAAACAGGATCAAATATTTTGATTTATTGCTAATTATATTATTGTAATTGAAATGATGTTAACATATATTATGCTACATAAATGTATGGAAGTGACCCGACTATCGATATTAAATTTTGCTAAAATTTCCTACATTTGGCTATGCTCTTATGCAAAAACGATTTATCTATTACTTATTGATTATATTTTAAAGTATTTGAAACCAATCTCTCTTTATGGGCGCTGTAAATATTTTACGCTGTCTGCTTCTTTAATTTGCTTACAACATAATCTATATATATAATAAATACAATTCACGATTGTGATTTCACAATAGTGAATCGGTAAC
This genomic interval carries:
- a CDS encoding transcriptional regulator; this encodes MNLETPCQAVVWDILPAIRAALAMELVKNGIAQKEVAKMFGMAPSAVSQYMTKKRGYRIEFDEDVKESISRLALEIQEGKVDNVSAKICEICRYLRRGEGACPVED
- a CDS encoding sensor histidine kinase, producing MDLKEISLRKKLTFYIVAGTFLIFIASALLIISTTLSQHEELAYQQSIEIARKHANEFNADQMKYHAFSKIIADTISGSLICDREEANKLLEEILIKNPELVGTYVCFEPNAYDGRDMEYANTSGHDSTGRYIPYWNKLDGNISLDPLQNYEELDYYKLPKHTGNYVLTEPYWYSEKIIISHSTPIFRDGQFIGIGGVDVTLNGMDSIVSNITAFQSGYAILSSNEGLILSHPTKKEWIGEKTLYEFNDDITMMADDIKEGKSGHIETVDPSTGKQVIAFYEPTKEGKYSFILVVPKDDMFKGVIDLKNELITILMIAILLMGLVASLTAKTVSKNIENIVNDFKEISDSALTGNFDARANTEIDIDFREFTVGLNHLLDNLQRSSELNEEMADIIDHSPVTVFKWKNKKGWPVELVSGNIALFGYVADDFISKKINYADIIHPDDLERVEDILSESITKRTPHFSQYRIITRSGEIRWVEEQTLLQIDKNNNLNYMQGIIVDITERKNAEDQIINAKIAAEASNQTKSKFLANMSHELRTPLNSIIGFSDILLENIAGPINEKQEKYIYNVLNSGKHLLNLINDILDLSKVEAGKMDIHYEVFYVREIVTNVVTIIKPLAQKKAIKLAINIEEGISTINADKTKFKQILYNLLSNAIKFTDEKGEVHLIVTCVDNQLKISVTDTGIGIAQENIEKIFQPFKQIESDNSRNYQGTGLGLVLVKTFVELHGGNIEVKSKKEAGSTFTFTIPIDEMKVSEKEQNEE
- a CDS encoding BatD family protein, whose protein sequence is MFRKALIVLLMVLCVLSVTASAYTLDDIEWKSTETKTLQWGHNFENGEAKDDSYDTYVIKAEDFSSDGFVSLSLSKDGQIKDIASLGLADSWEYRDEENGQDIKLFIKEIKTNVDQWTGNMEDPTVKVEVYRRGVPDFDIDIKTEKNEYDPRSPSNPKEVVTTITVKNKGYAKAEDVEVIVDPAGMELADGDLKTHITTLAKDETSEIIEVDFEVPHLWEETDLDIEVTVRAKDINGDIHEDSEKKEITVMPKAELILTKSIIEELYMDETAYVSVAVRNYGIYSMNSVTIKDTVLSSMELKDSVTLEKTVSFKPGETIEVFSYALKPIKPGKYTSPEAVATYTASNGKTYTYESEDPKIEINGPYITLSQKMDKTKVEPGTEVKVTVTTKNEGNRDASTRVSSTDFPEGSTFVSGDTSFDKVLGKGESGSYSYILKMNDEGTFKLSPATATFIDMESYKGEKISNMPEITVEIPEPKETSTSSSTSNPSNGDSSQPGTESNEEVVEPGFESIFAITALAGVYLAIRRRK